In the genome of Brachionichthys hirsutus isolate HB-005 chromosome 23, CSIRO-AGI_Bhir_v1, whole genome shotgun sequence, one region contains:
- the elavl2 gene encoding ELAV-like protein 2 isoform X1, translating into MAVRLCDVASLLRSGSWAPEPWTGQVIAAMETQLSNGPTCNNTSNGPSTISNNCSSPVESGSIEDSKTNLIVNYLPQNMTQEELKSLFGSIGEIESCKLVRDKITGQSLGYGFVNYVDPKDAEKAINTLNGLRLQTKTIKVSYARPSSASIRDANLYVSGLPKTMTQKELEQLFSQYGRIITSRILVDQVTGVSRGVGFIRFDRRVEAEEAIKGLNCQKPPSAMEPITVKFANNPSQKTSQALLSQLYQSPNRRYPGPLAQQAQRFSRFSPMAIDGVTSLAGINIPGHAGTGWCIFVYNLAPDADESILWQMFGPFGAVTNVKVIRDFNTNKCKGFGFVTMTNYDEAAVAIASLNGYRLGDRVLQVSFKTNKTHKA; encoded by the exons ATGGCAGTCAGACTGTGCGATGTGGCTTCTCTGCTTAGAAGTGGTTCGTGGGCACCCGAGCCTTGGACTGGG cAGGTAATCGCTGCCATGGAAACGCAACTCTCCAATGGGCCCACTTGCAACAACACAAGCAACGGTCCTTCAACAATCTCAAACAACTGCTCCTCGCCTGTGGAGTCGGGGAGCATAGAGGACAGTAAAACCAACTTGATCGTCAACTATCTGCCTCAGAACATGacccaggaggagctgaagagttTGTTCGGGAGCATCGGAGAAATCGAGTCTTGTAAACTAGTGCGAGACAAAATCACAG GGCAGAGCCTCGGCTATGGATTTGTGAATTATGTGGACCCGaaggacgcagaaaaagccatCAATACTTTAAACGGCTTGAGACTCCAGACTAAAACCATCAAG GTTTCCTATGCCCGTccaagctccgcctccatcaGAGACGCAAACCTGTACGTCAGCGGCTTGCCGAAGACGATGAcccagaaggagctggagcagctcttCTCTCAGTACGGACGCATCATTACCTCACGCATTCTGGTGGACCAGGTGACCG GCGTCTCCCGGGGGGTCGGCTTCATCCGTTTTGACCGACGGGTCGAGGCCGAGGAGGCGATCAAAGGCCTGAACTGCCAGAAGCCCCCCAGCGCCATGGAACCAATCACGGTGAAGTTCGCCAACAATCCGAGCCAGAAGACGAGCCAGGCGCTGCTGTCCCAGCTGTACCAGTCGCCCAACCGAAGGTACCCGGGACCCCTCGCACAGCAGGCACAGCGCTTCAG CCGGTTCTCCCCCATGGCCATCGATGGGGTGACCAGCTTGGCCGGCATCAACATCCCGGGGCACGCGGGCACCGGTTGGTGCATCTTTGTCTACAACCTGGCGCCGGACGCGGACGAGAGCATCCTCTGGCAGATGTTTGGGCCTTTTGGGGCCGTCACAAACGTCAAGGTCATTCGCGACTTCAACACAAACAAGTGCAAAGGATTCGGATTCGTCACCATGACTAACTACGACGAGGCGGCGGTGGCAATCGCCAGCTTGAATGGATACCGCCTCGGGGACAGAGTGCTGCAAGTTTCATTCAAAaccaacaaaacacacaaggcCTGA
- the elavl2 gene encoding ELAV-like protein 2 isoform X2 — translation MAVRLCDVASLLRSGSWAPEPWTGQVIAAMETQLSNGPTCNNTSNGPSTISNNCSSPVESGSIEDSKTNLIVNYLPQNMTQEELKSLFGSIGEIESCKLVRDKITGQSLGYGFVNYVDPKDAEKAINTLNGLRLQTKTIKVSYARPSSASIRDANLYVSGLPKTMTQKELEQLFSQYGRIITSRILVDQVTGVSRGVGFIRFDRRVEAEEAIKGLNCQKPPSAMEPITVKFANNPSQKTSQALLSQLYQSPNRRYPGPLAQQAQRFRLDNLLNMAYGVKSRFSPMAIDGVTSLAGINIPGHAGTGWCIFVYNLAPDADESILWQMFGPFGAVTNVKVIRDFNTNKCKGFGFVTMTNYDEAAVAIASLNGYRLGDRVLQVSFKTNKTHKA, via the exons ATGGCAGTCAGACTGTGCGATGTGGCTTCTCTGCTTAGAAGTGGTTCGTGGGCACCCGAGCCTTGGACTGGG cAGGTAATCGCTGCCATGGAAACGCAACTCTCCAATGGGCCCACTTGCAACAACACAAGCAACGGTCCTTCAACAATCTCAAACAACTGCTCCTCGCCTGTGGAGTCGGGGAGCATAGAGGACAGTAAAACCAACTTGATCGTCAACTATCTGCCTCAGAACATGacccaggaggagctgaagagttTGTTCGGGAGCATCGGAGAAATCGAGTCTTGTAAACTAGTGCGAGACAAAATCACAG GGCAGAGCCTCGGCTATGGATTTGTGAATTATGTGGACCCGaaggacgcagaaaaagccatCAATACTTTAAACGGCTTGAGACTCCAGACTAAAACCATCAAG GTTTCCTATGCCCGTccaagctccgcctccatcaGAGACGCAAACCTGTACGTCAGCGGCTTGCCGAAGACGATGAcccagaaggagctggagcagctcttCTCTCAGTACGGACGCATCATTACCTCACGCATTCTGGTGGACCAGGTGACCG GCGTCTCCCGGGGGGTCGGCTTCATCCGTTTTGACCGACGGGTCGAGGCCGAGGAGGCGATCAAAGGCCTGAACTGCCAGAAGCCCCCCAGCGCCATGGAACCAATCACGGTGAAGTTCGCCAACAATCCGAGCCAGAAGACGAGCCAGGCGCTGCTGTCCCAGCTGTACCAGTCGCCCAACCGAAGGTACCCGGGACCCCTCGCACAGCAGGCACAGCGCTTCAG GTTGGACAACCTGCTGAACATGGCCTACGGAGTGAAAAG CCGGTTCTCCCCCATGGCCATCGATGGGGTGACCAGCTTGGCCGGCATCAACATCCCGGGGCACGCGGGCACCGGTTGGTGCATCTTTGTCTACAACCTGGCGCCGGACGCGGACGAGAGCATCCTCTGGCAGATGTTTGGGCCTTTTGGGGCCGTCACAAACGTCAAGGTCATTCGCGACTTCAACACAAACAAGTGCAAAGGATTCGGATTCGTCACCATGACTAACTACGACGAGGCGGCGGTGGCAATCGCCAGCTTGAATGGATACCGCCTCGGGGACAGAGTGCTGCAAGTTTCATTCAAAaccaacaaaacacacaaggcCTGA